In Rhodamnia argentea isolate NSW1041297 chromosome 1, ASM2092103v1, whole genome shotgun sequence, the genomic window GAAAGAGATAACATCAGTGTCACCGCATGGACTAGAAGTCTAGAACTACATACATGATTAATCTCACTCATCCACAATAAGAAAACAGAACATCCAAATCCGACATATTCTAAAACAATTCGTTTCTAGTAAACGAAATCCCAAATCAACACAACACAGGATAGCAATTCATTCACAGCTGAGCTTTCCTCAGATTGTAGCAACGGAATATGAACTTGTCTGTTCCTCTCTCTATTGCAAGACTAgcaatccaaaaaaaagaagaaaaatcgacAGTCAAATCTCTATTCTTGAGCCGTAATCTAAGCAGatatcctcttcttcttcgcccgCTTATGGGCACTTGcaaaaagcagaaaagaaagaaaaagattctCCTCCTCTCTGATCATGAAAGACGGACACAGATGAAGAATCTCTCCTAGAAAGTCTCTATAAACATCCCAATCCCAACCATGAGAAACCCACCTCAGATCTGCCCATTCATATCTTGATAAGAGGAagaagagttaaaaaaaaaaacaaaattgtatgAGCGCAAAATCTCGCTGAACCCAGCACAATCAAcaggggaaaggaaaaatcaaatgaatctgccaaaaaaaaccgaaaaaggCAGAACAAATATAGGAGGGTAAATAACAAAAGCACGAGCTcacattcttcttcttggtccTGGATCCACCGCCTCCGCTGCTCGTACTCTGCCCGGCGACCAAATCGAGCGTACCCTTCGACTGCAAGTTGCCCTGCCCCATCGGGTGCTTGTCCGGCACGCCGTTCGTCACGCTCGACCCCACCTGCCACACCTGGTTCAGCTTCGCCGCATCGGCTGCGGACACCTTGATCTTCGCGTAGATCCTCATCGTGCCGTCGGCCGAGTTGTACTCGGCGGTCCGGTCCCACGTCTCGTACGCGATCGGGGACTCCTCCACGGAGGCGTACGACGAGACGTTGTAGGTCTTCACGGTCATGGCGCCGGCGTCGCGGAAGGCGATGAGGGCCTGGGAGCCGAGCATGCCAGTGGCGGTGGGGTTGAGGGCCCAGGAGACCCAGCCGGACTCGCCGGTGGACGGGGCGGCAACGAAGGCGACGGCGGCGGAGGAGTTGGAGGCGTCGTAGGAGAAGTGGAGGGAGGCGGCGAGGGCGGGGAGGTCGAGGCAGGTGGTGTAGAGGGCGTTGTTGGTGAGCTTCTGGGAGGAGCACGTGAGGGAGTCGGCGGCGGGTGcgatgaggaggaagaggaggaccaCGGGGGGGAGGAGGAGTTGCAGAGAAGAGGAAGCCATTGATGAgcgggagggagagagagagagagagggttggCGTGGGCTctgagagagtgtgtgtgtgtgtgaactAACAGTTcagacaggagagagagagagagagggctttATAGAAGGACGAACATGAAGATgacgtggaaaataaaaaagccccacccccaaaaaaaaggagaagaaggagaatggGACCAAACCTACTTTAGGAAGTTGAAGTTTGACTGGGGACGGGGGGGAGATTGCAAATTTCTGAGTAATTTTTGGGACCGGAAGCAAAATTTTTGAGTGGTCGTGGCCTTACCGAAACGGGCACGAGAAACAAACAAATCTTGGTAATTCATGGCAAGCGTTTGTAGTATTTTATACCTAAAAGGGTACGATGATACGTATTAACGTAGAGTACTTTTAGGCCGATGGATTAGTTGTTACAGGACCGCGAAAAAACCCCGATCGAAAAAATTATCTAGGGAAAATTTGTTTCCAAGACATTGAGGATTGAACATGTTGATATAAAGTTTTTGTTTCATTAATGGAAAGTTGAGAAAAAGCTggcaaaacccccaaatttgaaaaagttccaaataaaggcttaaattatcctcattttcttaaataagtgCTTGGAGTTgaacttattttaaataaaagcttgaagtgccattgttatttcaaagaaaggtttGACCAgtgacattttcgtcatttactttttcttttgattttttttttttgattttattctcgtcatttttcccatttctttttacttttcctttgtggCGGCCGGTGAGGGCGGCCTGGCCCGGCCCTTGCTGGTGACCGGCCATTGCTTGAGACCAGCCATCggcgaaaaggaaggaaaaaagacataaaaagaaaagaaaaataattcaaaaaatataaatgacgaaaataccctttatcaagcctttctttaaaataatgaaaacactttaaggtctttatttaaaaaagatccACTTCAATCcattcttttagaaaataaaggTACTTTAGGCCTTATTTGGAATTATCCCCCCAAATAATGCccactatgacacatttattctaaactttttttgtgacgtcCAAAGCTCGAAATTATGTccaatgtgacaaatttatcctaaatttttttgtgacatgaaaaatcccaaacttgtattaATGTGACACTTTTACTGCCCATCAATATTAGGtcaaatgttttttttagtcaaaaataGCGTCGTTATTATTTCACATTTTCAATCAAGTCATGTGGGCGCCACATGTCAACACCATTTGATTTCTAGCATCCATATAGGCAGATTCTTAACGGTGCTCATTGATGGAACCTTAACGGATATTGAATGTGTCAAAGAGctacaagtttggaatttttgatgttatagaaaaaaaaattaaaaataaatgtgtcaagcataattggaaatttttggtggccttttcaattaaaaattaaggtATAATTTCGTTTCCAAAAGCAATGGATCACTGTGCAGTTAACGGTATCTTTTGtggccaaaagagaaaaattagcgGTATGcctttaaataaaataatcccCCGCGTCCCGGGACGAGGCTTCAATAATTACCTCCTCGCGAAATGCAAACAAGATGGACCGGAATCCAAAAAGAAATCACGCGCAACACGTGCAATCGCAGCAAAGCTCGAAAGGCCGCAAAAAAGGACAGAATCGGCACGTGACCGAGCGGGGCGCCGTTCCTAATCATCCTGTTATGCGAGCCGAAGCTCCGTTGACTCGTTCAAATGCGAAAATGATGTGTAAtttacctttttcaaaaaatgatttttttttttttcattttaaaaaatactcaTAAATTTTACGTCCCAAAATTTAAACGTAGAAGTTTAAAGAGTTTATTTAAATCCATCCCAAagcttaatttgaaaaaaaaagatttatgggtTTGTTAAATCAAAACGGTGGCCGGTCTCCGACCTGATTCGTGGGACTTGTCGGGGGACTCCTCGGACACGGCCGTCTCGTCTTGTAAAACCTGAACGGAAAACGAAACGCATAACCAAAAGCGAAAGAGACTGTCGAGTCTGAGGTTCGCAACCAGCCGCGCGTGAGGATGGACCAGCTTGGGAAGATACTGTCgttgccaaaaaaataaaataaaagggggaaaaataCTGTCGTTGCGATTTATGTGGGGCCCATGCTTTCGccttgcaaaatgtttatgcaGCTGCGTCGAGCccgagaaaaaaatttgaaacttattCCGCTGGAGCCCAAACAAATTGAGGAGCTCTGTTAAATGCAGTGGGTTtactttttggccaatttttcttttatataaaacGATTGATAGACCGGCAacgatcacataaaacctcACATAATATCAAAGCCTCATTTGCCTCCTCGATTAATTTTCACGCTTAATGCTAGTTAAAAACCATACTAAGCATGAGGGGAGTGACATCGTATTAAATATCAAACTACGCATTCATTtaacagcttaaatttttagaacaattgatAATGATCTTACAAAAtcttacactttttttttaaatgt contains:
- the LOC115753318 gene encoding cytochrome b561 and DOMON domain-containing protein At4g12980-like is translated as MASSSLQLLLPPVVLLFLLIAPAADSLTCSSQKLTNNALYTTCLDLPALAASLHFSYDASNSSAAVAFVAAPSTGESGWVSWALNPTATGMLGSQALIAFRDAGAMTVKTYNVSSYASVEESPIAYETWDRTAEYNSADGTMRIYAKIKVSAADAAKLNQVWQVGSSVTNGVPDKHPMGQGNLQSKGTLDLVAGQSTSSGGGGSRTKKKNIHGILNAVSWGIMFPIGAMIARYVRTFPSADPAWFYLHVSCQFSAYVIGVAGWGTGMKLGSESKGIQYHGHRNIGIALFSLATVQIFALFLRPNKDHKYRFYWNFYHHGLGYTILVLGILNVFKGLHILQPDNKWKSAYIIFISALGGVAVLLELVTWIVVLKRRWSKPTKPYDGYNNGQERQQPLAI